One window from the genome of Salvia miltiorrhiza cultivar Shanhuang (shh) chromosome 7, IMPLAD_Smil_shh, whole genome shotgun sequence encodes:
- the LOC130994276 gene encoding uncharacterized protein LOC130994276 yields the protein MNQGQQNVIGGWRNQPNAGWVNQNSGGSQFRRPSQMGYQQQQQYFPPQPSVPQQYPQQYQPSPMQQGNFQPQQLQNAQQFQKQVPQQRPSLEETMQSFMVISKQNMEMTKQNFESQSATIKRLETTVGQLSGTLNQIQQQQQPGKFHGQPLQTHQAQTVTVLRSALQSPALQNSVMPNTALTNSDLQNSALHGPVLPSPALTKPALPSSAPTSSCEEEKSEQRRQPKDGEMEEGKEDKLHKSTTPYRPPIAFSNRLRNEKLDKQKVPAYVKFFKELVSNKRKFGDNEKILVSELANSIIQQPLPPKQRDPGSFVIKIALGNGKEATGMLDLGAGINLMPYSIFIQLELGDLKPTRMCLQLADRSVRYPCGIIEDVLVNVGGLIILVDFVVLEIGEVHENGVEHTLLLGRPFMATTNTLIDVKDGNIKMTVLGESVSFSVHDSREMSSVNFINECSFIDPIDGLVETVFVQEQECVDVFAGSADLEELAREAAEFSFALPSSGLPALPSSAPSSPALPSSALPCHTKLPIDEHVGARKSALELKELPANLKYVFLEEKNEKPRFRSVAMSQNKEGVLPKDVFDPGVAQSKENFRGEGHRMKSEYGQMIVCLVFFLSFGCFADTMMLGVHVLFTALQFSICR from the exons atgaatcaaggtCAACAGAATGTCATTGGAGGATGGAGAAATCAGCCGAATGCTGGATGGGTAAATCAAAATTCTGGAGGGAGTCAATTCCGCCGACCATCCCAAATGGGATATCAACAGCAGCAACAATACTTTCCACCGCAGCCGAGCGTTCCACAACAATACCCACAGCAGTACCAACCGTCCCCAATGCAGCAAGGGAACTTTCAACCTCAACAATTGCAGAATGCGCAGCAGTTTCAAAAGCAAGTTCCACAGCAGAGGCCGTCTCTGGAGGAGACTATGCAGTCCTTCATGGTGATCAGCAAGCAGAAcatggagatgactaagcaaAATTTTGAGTCTCAATCCGCCACaataaaaagacttgagactACCGTGGGGCAATTGTCGGGCACTTTGAACCAAattcaacagcagcagcagcccgggaaATTTCATGGCCAACCCCTACAAACTCACCAAGCTCAAACTGTCACTGTTCTTCgcagtg CTCTGCAGAGTCCAGCTTTGCAGAATTCAGTTATGCCAAATACAGCCTTGACGAATTCAGACCTACAGAATTCAGCACTGCATGGTCCAGTCTTGCCAAGCCCAGCTCTGACCAAGCCAGcgctgccgagctcagctcCGACAAGCTCTTGCGAAGAAGAGAAATCAGAGCAGCGAAGGCAGCCAAAAGACGGAGAGATGGAGGAAGGAAAGGAAGATAAACTTCACAAGTCTACTACACCTTATCGACCTCCGATCGCTTTTTCGAACAGATTGAGGAATGAAAagctggataaaca aaaagtccCGGCGTAcgtgaagtttttcaaggagttaGTCTCCAACAAGCGAAAGTTCGGGGACAATGAGAAGATTCTTGTCTCGGAACTTGCAAACTCGATCATACAACAGCCTCTGCCACCAAAGCaacgcgatccaggtagcttcgTGATTAAAATTGCTttaggaaatggtaaggaagctacGGGAATGTTAGATTTGGGTGCTGGAATTAACCtaatgccttactctatttttatacaattagagttaggtgatTTGAAAcccactcgcatgtgtctacaactcgcCGATAGGTCCGTTAGATACCCATGTGGGATCATAGAGGATGTTTTGGTGAATGTTGGGGGTTTGATTATTCTCGTAGATTTTGTGGTTCTTGAAATTGGGGAGGTGCATGAAAATGGTGTAGAGCACACACTACTGTTAGGAAGACCGTTtatggcaaccactaacacCTTGATTGACGTTAAGGATGGAAATATTAAAATGACTGTGTTAGGggagtcagtgtctttctctGTACATGATAGTCGTGAAATGTCGTCTGTAAATTTTATCAACGAATGCTCATTTATAGATCCTATTGATGGCTTGGTCGAGACGGTATTTGTGCAGGAACAAGAGTGTGTGGATGTTTTTGCAGGATCGGCAGACTTGGAAGAGCTAGCTCGGGAAGCTGCAGAGTTCAGCTTTGCACTGCCCAGTTCTGGCCTGCCAGCTTTGCCGAGCTCCGCGCCGTCCAGCCCAGCTTTGCCGAGCTCAGCGCTGCCCTGCCATACAAAGCTGCCAATTGATGAACATGTGGGAGCCAGGAAGTCAGCGCTGGAACTAAAGGAACTCCCAGCCAATCTTAAGTATGTATTCTTAGAAGAGAAAAATGAGAAGCCGAGGTTCAGATCGGTAGCGATGTCCCAGAATAAAGAAGGTGTGTTGCCAAAGGACGTGTTTGACCCTGGTGTAGCCCAGTCTAAGGAGAATTTCAGAGGAGAGGGTCATCGCATGAAATCCGAGTATGGGCAGATGA TTGTTTGTTTGGTGTTTTTCCTAAGTTTCGGTTGCTTTGCTgatactatgatgcttggtgtgcATGTCTTGTTTACAGCGCTGCAATTCTCAATATGCCGCTAG